In the genome of Dermacentor silvarum isolate Dsil-2018 chromosome 1, BIME_Dsil_1.4, whole genome shotgun sequence, one region contains:
- the LOC119456388 gene encoding uncharacterized protein LOC119456388 isoform X1 → MAVSVTNHLLASVLVFWSPVVSNVHNRTDPADYGKPCNKSEHCSLLGPEFWCHPEHRNCTCKGALLWFVSLHRCTEAVALREECEASEQCIAYDRHSYCGEFGRSQLPPKICQCQFGFNMKNLNNQARCIEIPNAFGTPLFDSRDTVPIVMGCLAAGLALVACCAGIVQLLRIKQRSVPFRTGEPQDPHESVVLSLNQMLQPYADMIPFRVPTCNGTSPAVPYASGFYQTSTTIVEDMPPTYEEAVKDAAQILPPPSYMEHKPDE, encoded by the exons ATGGCGGTAAGCGTAACAAACCACCTTTTGGCTAGTGTGTTGGTGTTTTGGTCACCCGTCGTTTCTAACGTGCACAACCGTACAGACCCAGCAG ATTACGGCAAACCTTGTAACAAATCCGAACACTGCAGCTTGCTTGGACCCGAGTTCTGGTGCCACCCTGAACACCGCAATTGCACTTGCAAGGGAGCTTTGCTTTGGTTCGTCAGCCTGCATCGATGCACTGAAG CGGTGGCACTGAGAGAAGAATGTGAAGCATCTGAACAGTGTATAGCCTATGATCGGCACAGCTACTGTGGCGAATTTGGTCGTTCCCAGCTGCCTCCCAAGATATGTCAGTGCCAGTTTGGCTTCAACATGAAGAACCTGAACAACCAGGCCCGGTGCATTGAAA TTCCAAACGCATTTGGGACACCCCTGTTTGACAGCCGGGACACTGTGCCCATTGTGATGGGCTGCCTGGCAGCAGGCCTTGCCCTGGTCGCTTGCTGCGCTGGTATAGTCCAGCTGCTCAG AATTAAGCAGCGCTCAGTACCATTCCGGACAGGCGAACCCCAGGACCCCCATGAGTCAGTGGTGCTCAGTCTGAATCAGATGCTTCaaccatatgcagacatgatccCCTTCCGTGTTCCCACCTGCAATG GGACATCTCCAGCTGTCCCCTATGCCAGTGGCTTCTATCAGACCAGCACAACGATTGTCGAGGACATGCCGCCCACTTATGAGGAAGCAGTGAAAGATGCTGCACAAATCTTGCCACCACCATCATACATGGAGCACAAGCCTGATGAATAG
- the LOC119456388 gene encoding uncharacterized protein LOC119456388 isoform X2, with amino-acid sequence MAVSVTNHLLASVLVFWSPVVSNVHNRTDPADYGKPCNKSEHCSLLGPEFWCHPEHRNCTCKGALLWFVSLHRCTEAVALREECEASEQCIAYDRHSYCGEFGRSQLPPKICQCQFGFNMKNLNNQARCIEIPNAFGTPLFDSRDTVPIVMGCLAAGLALVACCAGIVQLLRIKQRSVPFRTGEPQDPHESVVLSLNQMLQPYADMIPFRVPTCNGGNWNHLAHDRGWRSQAEAFVLQWT; translated from the exons ATGGCGGTAAGCGTAACAAACCACCTTTTGGCTAGTGTGTTGGTGTTTTGGTCACCCGTCGTTTCTAACGTGCACAACCGTACAGACCCAGCAG ATTACGGCAAACCTTGTAACAAATCCGAACACTGCAGCTTGCTTGGACCCGAGTTCTGGTGCCACCCTGAACACCGCAATTGCACTTGCAAGGGAGCTTTGCTTTGGTTCGTCAGCCTGCATCGATGCACTGAAG CGGTGGCACTGAGAGAAGAATGTGAAGCATCTGAACAGTGTATAGCCTATGATCGGCACAGCTACTGTGGCGAATTTGGTCGTTCCCAGCTGCCTCCCAAGATATGTCAGTGCCAGTTTGGCTTCAACATGAAGAACCTGAACAACCAGGCCCGGTGCATTGAAA TTCCAAACGCATTTGGGACACCCCTGTTTGACAGCCGGGACACTGTGCCCATTGTGATGGGCTGCCTGGCAGCAGGCCTTGCCCTGGTCGCTTGCTGCGCTGGTATAGTCCAGCTGCTCAG AATTAAGCAGCGCTCAGTACCATTCCGGACAGGCGAACCCCAGGACCCCCATGAGTCAGTGGTGCTCAGTCTGAATCAGATGCTTCaaccatatgcagacatgatccCCTTCCGTGTTCCCACCTGCAATG gtggaaattggaatcacctTGCGCATGACAGgggttggagatcgcaggcagaggcctttgtcctgcagtggacataa